A single Anatilimnocola floriformis DNA region contains:
- a CDS encoding methyltransferase domain-containing protein, producing the protein MSILSQILKPLQRWTSQAYPIVEIPAQDLPNLLFGQQHLGTQDYFKQKCGQYHTVPLAQFPHRQFMQALADDKPQPEQAYLDYLTASWSYHYGPEKNTPELRAARALRFAEQYLLLSKSRQIEPIRVCQRPDGRLVVVDGNHRVSIAHQLGMSVRAEMIPLQQHLRSVATIPDEFYGSKRLDKPYQSIFHQGKELLEGRRKDVAERMKMIRPADLQGKSVIDFGCNLGMSCYLAAERGAREVLGIEGSKNIATAAIRLNALFAAPCSFRQHDLGIETTTGKFDTVFCFSIINHVQDKEAFVRTIDQALGGVMYFEGHANTTQHNYDYLLNDQRFSQMELLGYTQDGIHKTSASRPLWRCVKR; encoded by the coding sequence ATGAGCATTTTGAGTCAAATCCTGAAGCCCTTGCAGCGTTGGACTTCGCAGGCCTATCCGATCGTCGAGATTCCCGCGCAGGACTTGCCGAACCTGCTGTTCGGCCAGCAGCACTTGGGAACGCAGGATTATTTCAAGCAGAAGTGCGGACAGTATCACACCGTGCCGCTCGCCCAGTTTCCGCATCGGCAGTTCATGCAAGCGCTGGCTGATGACAAGCCGCAACCCGAACAGGCTTATCTCGATTACCTGACGGCGAGCTGGTCGTATCACTACGGCCCGGAGAAGAACACGCCGGAACTGCGCGCTGCGCGAGCTCTGCGCTTCGCCGAGCAATACTTGTTGCTTTCGAAGAGTCGACAGATCGAACCGATTCGTGTTTGCCAGCGACCCGATGGTCGACTGGTTGTCGTCGACGGCAATCACCGCGTCTCGATCGCTCATCAGTTGGGCATGAGCGTGCGGGCCGAAATGATTCCGCTGCAGCAACACCTCCGTTCGGTCGCCACGATCCCCGATGAGTTCTACGGCTCGAAGCGGCTCGACAAACCGTATCAAAGCATCTTCCACCAAGGCAAAGAATTGCTCGAAGGCCGCCGCAAGGATGTCGCCGAGCGGATGAAGATGATTCGGCCTGCCGACCTGCAAGGCAAAAGCGTCATCGACTTCGGCTGCAACCTGGGTATGAGCTGCTACCTGGCCGCCGAGCGCGGCGCGCGAGAAGTACTCGGCATCGAAGGAAGCAAAAACATCGCTACGGCTGCCATTCGTTTGAACGCGCTGTTTGCCGCCCCGTGCTCATTCCGTCAGCACGACTTGGGGATCGAAACCACGACCGGCAAGTTCGACACGGTCTTCTGCTTTTCGATCATCAACCACGTGCAAGATAAAGAAGCCTTCGTGCGTACGATCGATCAAGCCCTCGGCGGCGTGATGTACTTCGAAGGGCACGCCAACACCACGCAGCACAACTACGATTACCTGCTAAACGATCAGCGGTTCTCACAAATGGAACTGCTGGGCTACACGCAAGACGGCATTCACAAGACCTCGGCCTCGCGGCCGTTGTGGCGCTGTGTGAAGCGATAG
- a CDS encoding carbonic anhydrase produces MNDLFSGVRHFRQNVFHTQQELFSELAKSQSPQTLFITCSDSRIDPNLITHTDPGDLFVIRNAGNLIPAFGVQTGGEEATIEFALQALGVRHIVICGHSCCGAMKGLINPGALGEMPSVASWLRHAEATRRLVKAKYPEATGDELLRVMTEENVLTQIENLQTHPAVAVAMAKDSLSIHAWIYDIATGGVNSYDVAEGVFKPLGENVRPAAGNTPRRVFDIRGGDSLFVA; encoded by the coding sequence ATGAACGATCTATTCTCTGGTGTGCGACATTTTCGCCAGAACGTCTTTCACACGCAGCAGGAACTTTTTTCGGAACTTGCCAAGAGTCAGAGTCCGCAGACGCTCTTCATTACTTGCTCCGATTCGCGCATCGATCCCAACCTGATCACCCACACCGATCCGGGCGATCTGTTTGTCATTCGTAATGCGGGCAACCTCATTCCTGCGTTCGGCGTGCAGACCGGCGGCGAAGAAGCGACCATCGAGTTTGCCCTGCAAGCCTTGGGCGTGCGGCACATTGTGATCTGCGGCCACTCTTGCTGTGGTGCGATGAAGGGCTTGATCAATCCCGGCGCGCTGGGCGAAATGCCGTCGGTCGCCAGTTGGCTGCGACACGCCGAAGCGACTCGTCGGCTGGTGAAGGCCAAGTATCCCGAAGCCACCGGCGATGAGTTGCTGCGAGTGATGACCGAAGAGAACGTCCTCACTCAGATCGAAAATCTGCAAACCCATCCCGCCGTGGCCGTGGCGATGGCCAAGGATTCGCTCAGCATTCACGCCTGGATCTATGACATCGCGACCGGCGGTGTTAATTCGTACGACGTTGCCGAAGGCGTGTTCAAGCCGCTCGGTGAAAACGTCCGGCCGGCAGCAGGCAACACGCCGCGCCGTGTCTTTGATATTCGCGGCGGAGATTCGCTGTTTGTCGCGTAA
- the mscL gene encoding large-conductance mechanosensitive channel protein MscL: MGLLKEFRDFAMRGNVIDMAVGVVIGAAFGKIVTSIVNDVMMPPIAYWQKGADFSKLGQVIGTISKEVEKDGVKTMVTEDVTVKYGALIQTCVDFAIVAFCLFIVIKLVNTAKKRFEEKKLETPAEAPADIKLLTEIRDLLAAKR; this comes from the coding sequence ATGGGATTGCTGAAAGAGTTTCGCGACTTCGCAATGCGAGGAAACGTCATCGACATGGCCGTGGGCGTGGTAATCGGTGCGGCGTTTGGCAAGATTGTGACTTCAATCGTTAACGACGTCATGATGCCGCCGATCGCCTATTGGCAAAAAGGAGCCGACTTTTCGAAGCTGGGCCAGGTCATCGGCACCATCAGCAAGGAAGTGGAAAAAGACGGCGTTAAGACAATGGTCACCGAAGACGTCACGGTGAAGTACGGCGCGCTGATTCAAACTTGCGTCGATTTCGCCATCGTGGCCTTCTGCCTGTTCATCGTCATCAAGCTGGTGAACACAGCCAAGAAACGTTTCGAAGAAAAGAAGCTCGAAACCCCCGCCGAAGCGCCGGCCGATATCAAGCTCCTCACCGAGATCCGCGACCTGCTGGCCGCGAAGCGGTAA
- the glgX gene encoding glycogen debranching protein GlgX — MLMRHVHPKLQFTYTMPYGAILHENGVQFVVYSRSAEAMRLLLYDAVEDREPIEIIDFERATDRWGDIWSIFVPGLSAGQLYHFQADGPFDPANGHRFNGRARLIDPYAKALAGNFQESTDGVIRPPKCVVVDDYFDWEGDRHLRRPISETIIYETHVKGFTKDPSSQCKNPGTYAGIIEKIPYLKSLGVTAVELMPIHEFPIGGIYGQKLERENYWGYDSMAFFSPHRGYASSNEPGSQVNEFKQMVKALHEAGMEVILDVVFNHTAEGNEMGPTLSFKGLENKTYYMLANGGTHYMNYSGCGNTVNGNHPVVREMIFHCLRHWVHNYHIDGFRFDLASILSRDRNGNLVPNPPLVEAISEDPLLADTKIIAEAWDAAGAYQVGSFGDLRWAEWNGRYRDDVRRFWRGDRGLLGAFVTRLAGSSDLYEHSGRTPHCSINFITSHDGFTMSDMVSYRDKHNDANGEGNRDGDNNNYADNYGVEGPTTRPEIENLRQRQIKNFLATLLMSQGVPMMVMGDECRRTQKGNNNAYCQDNNISWFDWSKVNQNKDLLRFTQGLIKFRRVQPTIRRESFLTGKAPEGALPDVSWYSALGTAVDWHGEDNTLICLLKAEDLVEKHPEARDVLILINATSEPREFILPPVAKGTKWRLFIDTAAATPYDIYPDFDGPPPPRSRRLTLSYRSTCVFVAEDPPRLV, encoded by the coding sequence ATGCTCATGCGACACGTTCATCCCAAACTTCAGTTCACTTACACGATGCCGTACGGCGCCATTCTTCATGAGAATGGTGTGCAGTTCGTCGTCTACAGCCGCAGCGCCGAAGCGATGCGTTTGCTGTTGTATGATGCGGTCGAAGACCGCGAACCCATCGAGATCATCGATTTCGAGCGAGCCACGGATCGCTGGGGCGACATCTGGAGCATCTTTGTTCCAGGCCTGAGCGCCGGCCAGCTGTATCACTTTCAAGCCGACGGGCCGTTCGATCCCGCCAATGGTCATCGCTTCAACGGGCGAGCCCGGCTGATCGATCCCTATGCCAAAGCCCTGGCTGGTAACTTTCAAGAGAGCACCGACGGCGTGATTCGTCCGCCGAAGTGCGTGGTGGTCGACGACTACTTCGACTGGGAAGGCGATCGCCATCTCCGTCGTCCGATCAGCGAAACGATCATTTACGAAACCCACGTGAAGGGTTTCACCAAAGACCCGAGCAGCCAGTGCAAAAATCCTGGCACTTATGCGGGCATCATCGAAAAGATTCCGTACCTGAAATCGCTGGGCGTGACTGCCGTTGAACTCATGCCGATCCATGAGTTCCCGATCGGTGGCATCTACGGCCAGAAGCTCGAACGCGAGAACTACTGGGGTTACGACTCCATGGCGTTTTTCTCGCCACACCGAGGCTACGCCAGCAGCAATGAGCCTGGCAGCCAGGTGAACGAGTTCAAGCAGATGGTGAAAGCCCTGCATGAAGCCGGAATGGAAGTGATTCTCGACGTCGTGTTTAATCACACGGCCGAAGGAAACGAGATGGGTCCGACCTTGAGCTTCAAGGGGCTCGAGAATAAGACCTATTACATGCTGGCCAATGGTGGCACGCATTACATGAACTACTCGGGCTGCGGTAACACCGTGAACGGCAACCATCCGGTCGTTCGCGAAATGATCTTCCACTGCCTGCGTCACTGGGTGCACAACTATCACATCGACGGCTTCCGGTTCGACCTGGCCTCGATCTTGAGTCGCGACCGGAACGGCAACCTTGTGCCGAACCCGCCGCTGGTCGAAGCGATTTCGGAAGATCCGCTGCTCGCGGATACCAAGATCATCGCCGAAGCCTGGGATGCTGCCGGTGCTTATCAAGTTGGTTCGTTCGGCGATCTGCGCTGGGCGGAATGGAACGGCCGGTATCGCGATGACGTGCGCCGCTTCTGGCGGGGCGATCGTGGTTTGCTCGGCGCGTTCGTCACTCGGCTCGCTGGCTCCAGCGATCTGTATGAACACTCGGGCCGCACGCCCCACTGCAGCATCAACTTCATTACGTCGCACGATGGTTTCACCATGAGCGACATGGTGAGCTATCGCGACAAGCACAACGACGCGAACGGCGAAGGTAATCGCGACGGCGACAACAACAACTACGCCGATAACTACGGCGTGGAAGGTCCGACGACTCGGCCGGAGATCGAAAACCTCCGTCAGCGGCAGATCAAGAACTTCCTGGCCACGCTACTGATGAGTCAGGGTGTGCCGATGATGGTGATGGGCGATGAATGTCGCCGCACGCAGAAGGGCAATAACAACGCCTACTGCCAGGACAACAACATCAGCTGGTTCGACTGGTCAAAGGTCAATCAGAACAAGGATCTGCTCCGCTTCACGCAGGGTTTGATCAAGTTCCGCCGCGTGCAGCCGACGATTCGCCGCGAATCGTTCCTCACCGGCAAAGCGCCGGAAGGGGCTCTGCCCGACGTCAGCTGGTACAGCGCTCTCGGCACCGCGGTCGATTGGCATGGTGAGGACAATACCCTCATCTGCTTATTGAAAGCGGAAGACCTGGTCGAGAAGCATCCCGAAGCACGCGATGTTTTGATCCTGATCAATGCCACGAGCGAACCGCGCGAGTTCATCCTGCCGCCGGTCGCCAAGGGCACGAAGTGGCGGTTGTTCATCGACACCGCCGCGGCCACGCCGTATGACATTTACCCGGACTTCGATGGTCCACCCCCACCTCGTTCGCGGAGACTTACGCTCTCTTACCGTTCGACTTGTGTCTTCGTCGCCGAAGACCCGCCGCGGCTCGTGTAG
- a CDS encoding TolC family protein encodes MSFWVGLCLGVTSLGCRGMLAESKQSAQADAPPEVTAPPELPAPRETPRPKENSKAPEVLAQPKGTATPSRTARERFDALLPLIDTPENALPAGPLPLQQIQQSVIQQFPLVLAAIQEAQVIAGKQQAAQGAFDVKLVAESLNMPQGYYENYRHLVKAEQPTLAGGSVYGQYRIGRGYFQPWYGERATNEGGEFKLGFATPLLRGRAIDERRAEIFRTDLQAGAVDPIIRQQQLESLLVASYVYWSWVAAGRMYVTTESLLDVAQQRNRGLARQEELGNLPRTEVQQNERLIATRQAKLIEANRKLQGAAVKLSLFLRDAAGDPIVPTVKQLPIDFPTMVDPRELPLEDAITAALDRRPELQLLQIDRQLVDVDLQLSQNELLPNLTAVMEASKDVGYPASSKGDKTPFELEAGLLFDVPVQRNKAHGKIQAARGKLNQLTQKQQFTVNKVVAEVQDAQVGRVAAFERVGRARRGAALAKELVLAEYRSFELGNSDLLRIAIQEAAELDAQILEIEALQDYFQAEAQYNAAIGLLPF; translated from the coding sequence ATGTCTTTTTGGGTTGGACTCTGCCTTGGCGTGACGTCGCTGGGTTGTCGCGGAATGCTCGCCGAGTCGAAGCAATCCGCGCAAGCTGACGCACCGCCCGAAGTAACCGCGCCGCCTGAACTCCCTGCGCCGCGAGAAACGCCGCGCCCCAAGGAAAATTCCAAGGCTCCCGAAGTGCTTGCGCAGCCGAAAGGGACGGCCACGCCTTCTCGCACTGCGCGCGAGCGTTTCGATGCGCTGCTGCCGCTCATCGACACACCGGAGAATGCACTTCCCGCCGGGCCGTTGCCGCTGCAGCAAATTCAGCAGTCGGTGATTCAGCAGTTTCCTCTCGTGCTGGCAGCTATTCAAGAAGCGCAGGTGATTGCCGGCAAGCAACAAGCGGCCCAGGGGGCTTTCGACGTCAAGCTGGTCGCCGAATCGCTGAACATGCCGCAAGGCTATTACGAAAACTACCGCCATCTGGTCAAAGCCGAGCAACCAACCCTGGCCGGCGGTTCGGTGTATGGGCAATATCGAATTGGTCGCGGCTATTTTCAGCCGTGGTACGGCGAACGAGCGACGAACGAAGGTGGTGAGTTCAAGCTGGGCTTTGCGACGCCGTTGCTGCGAGGCCGCGCGATCGATGAACGACGCGCCGAAATCTTTCGCACCGATCTGCAAGCGGGTGCGGTCGATCCCATCATTCGCCAACAGCAACTCGAATCGCTCTTGGTGGCTTCATATGTCTATTGGTCCTGGGTGGCCGCGGGGCGAATGTATGTCACCACCGAATCGCTGCTCGACGTCGCCCAGCAGCGAAATCGCGGCTTGGCTCGCCAGGAAGAACTCGGCAACTTGCCCCGCACCGAAGTGCAACAGAACGAACGCCTGATCGCCACTCGCCAGGCCAAGTTGATCGAAGCAAACCGCAAGCTGCAAGGCGCTGCCGTCAAACTTTCCCTCTTCCTGCGCGACGCCGCGGGCGATCCGATCGTTCCCACCGTCAAGCAACTCCCCATCGACTTTCCCACGATGGTCGACCCGCGCGAGCTCCCGCTCGAAGATGCGATCACCGCCGCCCTCGATCGCCGGCCCGAACTGCAGCTGTTGCAGATCGACCGCCAACTGGTCGACGTCGATTTGCAATTAAGCCAGAACGAGTTGCTACCGAACCTGACCGCGGTGATGGAAGCCTCGAAGGATGTCGGTTATCCCGCCAGCAGCAAAGGGGACAAAACACCTTTCGAACTCGAAGCCGGTTTGTTGTTCGATGTTCCTGTTCAACGCAACAAAGCACACGGCAAGATCCAAGCCGCCCGCGGTAAGCTGAACCAATTAACCCAGAAGCAACAGTTCACGGTCAACAAAGTGGTCGCCGAAGTGCAAGACGCCCAGGTGGGCCGTGTGGCCGCCTTTGAGCGCGTCGGCAGGGCTCGCCGCGGCGCGGCGCTCGCCAAGGAATTGGTGCTGGCCGAATATCGCAGCTTTGAGTTGGGAAACAGCGACCTGCTGCGCATCGCCATCCAGGAAGCAGCCGAGCTCGACGCGCAGATTCTCGAGATCGAGGCATTGCAGGACTATTTTCAAGCCGAGGCCCAATACAACGCGGCCATCGGCTTGCTGCCTTTTTAG
- a CDS encoding HlyD family secretion protein yields the protein MATTVINIPVGSQAITQWKSMQLMKPLFSTRLLASVILVALVGTILAMLFVPWQQTSRGAGRVIAYHPTERPQTVEAPIDGRVARWGENIVEGTRVAKGDFILEIADNDNSRDVRLQQQVEAAMQKLAFATEKVGSYHSQIEEYRQANKLVIESYAQLVAVGEQKIQAAEADLAAAKAAEWQLELDYQRQSTLANEGLVGVVKAQEAKAKYDQAVSKRRAAENYVAASINDRRAKLAEGESKAREAVTKVQEAAAKHQNAQGEESLARKDLAEIQGKTAEFGQRRVAAPRDGILYRILVSDNAQMLKKGAPLFTIVPETSQQAVELWVNGNDVPLVQLGREVRLQFEGWPAVQFAGWPSVAVGTFGGEVIAVDATDDGRGKFRVLVRPGADQDWPSVTYLRQGARANGWVLLNEVTLGFELWRQLNGFPPAASYSDKGSDDSGDDEKEKKKVKLPK from the coding sequence ATGGCAACTACCGTGATCAATATTCCTGTCGGTTCCCAGGCGATCACGCAGTGGAAGTCGATGCAGCTCATGAAGCCGTTGTTCAGCACTCGTTTGCTGGCGAGTGTCATTCTGGTGGCGCTAGTGGGAACCATCCTGGCGATGTTGTTCGTGCCGTGGCAACAGACGTCGCGCGGGGCGGGGCGCGTCATCGCCTATCATCCGACCGAACGCCCACAAACGGTGGAGGCGCCGATCGACGGCCGGGTCGCGCGCTGGGGTGAAAACATCGTGGAAGGGACACGCGTCGCCAAGGGTGACTTCATTCTGGAGATTGCCGACAACGACAACTCGCGCGACGTTCGTCTGCAACAACAGGTCGAAGCCGCCATGCAAAAGCTAGCCTTTGCAACCGAGAAAGTCGGTTCGTACCATTCGCAGATCGAAGAATACCGCCAGGCCAACAAATTGGTCATCGAATCGTATGCCCAACTGGTCGCGGTCGGCGAGCAAAAGATTCAGGCGGCCGAGGCCGATCTTGCGGCAGCTAAGGCTGCCGAATGGCAACTCGAGTTGGATTATCAACGGCAATCGACACTCGCCAACGAGGGCTTGGTGGGCGTCGTAAAAGCCCAGGAAGCGAAAGCTAAATACGATCAGGCGGTGAGCAAGCGCCGGGCCGCCGAGAACTATGTGGCCGCCAGCATCAACGATCGCCGCGCCAAGCTCGCTGAGGGCGAATCCAAGGCGCGCGAAGCCGTGACCAAGGTTCAAGAAGCCGCGGCCAAACATCAGAACGCCCAGGGCGAAGAATCATTGGCCCGCAAGGATCTAGCAGAAATTCAGGGCAAAACTGCCGAATTTGGTCAACGACGCGTGGCTGCACCGCGCGACGGAATTCTGTATCGGATTCTGGTGTCGGACAACGCGCAGATGCTCAAAAAGGGAGCCCCACTTTTCACGATCGTGCCCGAGACTTCGCAACAAGCCGTGGAATTGTGGGTTAATGGCAATGATGTTCCCCTCGTGCAGCTTGGCCGCGAGGTGCGACTGCAGTTCGAGGGTTGGCCGGCGGTGCAGTTTGCCGGGTGGCCCAGTGTCGCCGTGGGAACCTTTGGGGGTGAGGTAATCGCCGTTGATGCAACTGACGACGGTCGAGGAAAGTTCCGCGTGCTCGTTCGGCCCGGCGCCGATCAGGATTGGCCCTCGGTAACTTATTTGCGACAGGGGGCGCGGGCCAATGGCTGGGTGCTTCTGAATGAAGTCACGTTGGGATTTGAATTGTGGCGGCAGTTGAATGGATTTCCCCCGGCGGCGTCATATTCCGACAAGGGATCGGACGATTCGGGAGACGACGAGAAAGAAAAGAAGAAAGTGAAACTACCGAAATGA
- a CDS encoding peptidase domain-containing ABC transporter, whose amino-acid sequence MVGHHNDAHHQSPLRRLTKLLQPELFDIGVVTLFSLIVGILSLATPITVEALVNTVAFGRYLQPLFVLALLLFTFLSFAAFLRCLQAYVAEVMQRRIFVRVVAYLAERLPRARGSAFAGQNGAEMLNRFFEVITVQKSAAVLVLDGIAIVITGIIGMIVLALYHPYLLGFNIVLIGTVLFAVFALGRGAVQTAIDESYKKYAVASWLEQLALYPTTFKLGGGLHNALQTADDLTVAYLEARAAHFRVLFRQIAFTLAAQACAAAGMIGIGGFLVINGQLTLGQLVAAELIVAVVVGSFAKLGKHMESYYDLLAACDKLGYLFELPIEEETGHAPPRTSQGAHLRFHQVHWPLGYEQPAGSHAPRRALTFEIRPGERILITGPSASGKSSLLDTLYALYSTTAGYIEFDGIDLRSICPAKLREQVVLLRDPEILAGTIAENVHLGRPNVTHSDVRRSLEAVGLWQEIMNLPEGLDSNVAFGGGGLSGSQRIRLMLARALAGHPRLLLIDALLDQLSETHLRQALTAMGASDQPCTVLLISNRERLADFCDRELSLPPRDPAPGSALPYLRDSDLPDSSAELVSLH is encoded by the coding sequence ATGGTTGGACATCACAACGACGCCCATCATCAGTCGCCGCTCCGGCGATTGACCAAGCTGTTGCAACCCGAGTTGTTCGACATTGGCGTCGTCACGCTGTTCTCGTTGATTGTCGGCATCCTGTCGCTGGCCACGCCGATCACCGTCGAAGCGCTCGTCAACACGGTCGCCTTCGGCCGGTATTTGCAGCCGTTGTTTGTCCTTGCGTTGCTCTTGTTTACGTTTTTGTCGTTTGCGGCGTTTCTGCGTTGCTTGCAGGCTTACGTCGCCGAGGTGATGCAGCGGCGGATCTTTGTACGCGTGGTGGCCTATCTCGCCGAGCGTTTGCCGCGTGCGCGGGGCTCGGCGTTTGCCGGGCAGAACGGCGCGGAGATGCTCAATCGCTTCTTCGAAGTGATTACGGTGCAGAAATCGGCCGCCGTGCTGGTGCTCGATGGCATTGCGATCGTGATTACCGGCATCATCGGCATGATTGTGCTCGCGCTCTACCATCCATACTTACTCGGCTTCAACATCGTGCTGATCGGCACGGTTCTGTTTGCGGTCTTCGCCTTGGGGCGCGGCGCCGTGCAAACAGCGATCGACGAGTCTTACAAGAAGTACGCGGTGGCCTCGTGGTTGGAGCAACTCGCGCTCTATCCCACCACGTTCAAGCTCGGTGGTGGCTTGCACAACGCGCTGCAAACGGCCGACGACTTGACCGTGGCCTATCTGGAGGCGCGGGCCGCTCATTTCCGCGTGTTGTTTCGTCAAATCGCGTTCACCCTTGCAGCGCAGGCTTGCGCCGCGGCGGGAATGATTGGCATCGGCGGGTTTCTGGTGATCAACGGCCAATTGACGTTGGGGCAGTTGGTAGCCGCTGAACTCATCGTGGCCGTGGTCGTCGGTTCGTTCGCCAAACTCGGCAAGCACATGGAGAGCTACTACGACTTGCTCGCGGCTTGCGACAAGCTCGGCTATCTCTTCGAGCTGCCGATCGAAGAGGAAACCGGTCACGCGCCGCCGCGAACCAGTCAGGGAGCCCATTTGCGGTTTCATCAGGTTCACTGGCCGTTGGGCTACGAACAGCCTGCCGGTTCGCACGCTCCGCGCCGCGCACTCACCTTCGAGATTCGGCCTGGCGAACGAATTTTGATCACCGGACCGTCGGCGAGCGGTAAGAGCTCGCTGCTCGATACGCTCTACGCGCTCTACTCGACCACCGCGGGCTACATCGAGTTCGACGGCATCGACCTGCGTTCGATCTGCCCTGCAAAGCTGCGGGAACAAGTCGTCCTGCTGCGCGACCCAGAGATACTCGCCGGCACGATTGCCGAGAATGTTCACCTCGGTCGCCCCAACGTGACGCACAGCGACGTCCGCCGTTCTCTGGAAGCGGTCGGGCTGTGGCAGGAGATCATGAACCTGCCGGAAGGGCTCGACTCAAACGTCGCGTTCGGTGGCGGTGGTCTTTCGGGAAGTCAGCGAATTCGCCTGATGCTGGCGCGAGCCCTCGCGGGACATCCTCGCTTGCTGCTCATCGACGCACTCCTCGATCAATTGTCGGAGACGCATTTGCGGCAGGCGCTCACGGCCATGGGTGCGAGCGATCAGCCCTGCACGGTGCTACTGATCTCGAATCGCGAGCGGCTCGCCGATTTTTGCGATCGCGAGTTGTCGCTGCCGCCGCGCGATCCGGCGCCCGGGTCAGCCTTGCCTTACCTGCGCGATTCTGACCTTCCCGATTCGAGCGCTGAGTTGGTTTCGTTGCACTAG
- a CDS encoding DUF1559 domain-containing protein — MLRPLSILGACFGARSLAPMVSPRGRGTQYPKGPCSMSRISSAYFHTGSHRPRVARNHSLASCTHGERARVRGRKRVLISPSRSLLVDQPLTPALSPEYRGEGAGSCRAAFTLVELLVVIAIIGLLVALLLPAVQAAREAARCTQCKNNLRQMGIALHNYHDVHFMLPKGGPGVASLTIPVTRARACLSWGAAILPGIEQTNLYSTINQNEPYLHADNLVPGQTVLKVYLCPTASGKSPLMRPNGDTPNNTTTYARSDYGGNWGERGLRCFPSTNCQNNYGDTGQLAGTGRGVMLMATEPNVGFKDITDGLTNTIVLGEAPEGLHSLWIGHKNVFDQSSPPSSQIGTPWSSCGTTLRSKVGNFCDYGQEFHSWHAGGCHFLLGDGSTQFLMNSMDIKLFSAMLSRCGGEVLE, encoded by the coding sequence ATGCTTCGGCCTTTAAGCATCCTGGGGGCATGTTTCGGCGCTCGTAGTCTAGCGCCCATGGTATCCCCGCGCGGCCGCGGCACGCAGTATCCGAAAGGACCCTGTTCGATGTCGCGTATCTCTTCCGCGTATTTCCACACTGGCAGTCACCGGCCTCGCGTAGCGAGGAATCATTCCCTCGCGTCGTGTACTCACGGGGAGAGGGCTAGGGTGAGGGGGCGGAAGCGGGTACTAATCTCGCCCAGCCGGAGTCTTCTCGTAGATCAGCCCCTCACCCCAGCCCTCTCCCCGGAGTACCGAGGAGAGGGAGCCGGAAGTTGTCGCGCAGCTTTCACTCTTGTTGAGTTGCTCGTCGTGATTGCCATCATCGGTCTCTTAGTCGCGCTGCTCCTCCCCGCCGTGCAAGCCGCGCGCGAAGCGGCTCGTTGTACGCAGTGCAAAAACAATCTCCGGCAAATGGGAATTGCGCTGCACAATTATCACGACGTCCATTTCATGTTGCCCAAGGGTGGGCCTGGTGTGGCGAGCTTGACGATTCCGGTGACGCGAGCGCGGGCCTGTTTGAGTTGGGGCGCCGCGATCTTGCCGGGGATCGAGCAGACCAATCTCTACTCGACGATCAATCAAAACGAGCCGTATCTCCACGCCGATAACTTGGTGCCGGGGCAGACGGTGTTGAAGGTGTATCTGTGCCCAACGGCGTCTGGCAAATCGCCGCTCATGCGACCGAATGGCGATACGCCGAACAACACGACCACCTACGCTCGCAGCGATTACGGTGGCAACTGGGGTGAGCGCGGCTTGCGTTGTTTTCCCAGCACCAATTGTCAGAACAACTACGGCGACACCGGACAACTTGCCGGCACGGGCCGCGGCGTGATGTTGATGGCCACCGAGCCGAACGTAGGCTTCAAGGACATCACCGACGGACTGACGAACACGATCGTGCTCGGCGAAGCACCCGAGGGGCTGCACTCGCTGTGGATCGGCCACAAGAACGTCTTCGACCAGAGCAGCCCGCCGAGCTCACAAATCGGCACGCCCTGGAGCTCGTGCGGCACGACGCTACGGAGCAAGGTCGGCAACTTTTGCGACTACGGCCAAGAGTTTCACAGCTGGCACGCCGGCGGCTGTCACTTTTTGCTCGGTGATGGCTCGACGCAGTTTTTGATGAACTCGATGGATATCAAGCTCTTCTCGGCCATGCTGTCGCGCTGCGGCGGCGAAGTCTTGGAATGA